One Halobacterium sp. DL1 DNA window includes the following coding sequences:
- a CDS encoding DNA polymerase (play a key role in DNA protection against oxidative stress by oxidizing Fe(II) to Fe(III); induced by iron depletion and hydrogen peroxide): MSDDKKHASGSVKPGDTSRRVGVEAVRERGGDPEEIREKLVDAIGAEFTTYYYYTNLRCFLAGEEDLKEITEDARLEDRAHFELVMPRVFELGGQLPTDIREFADRASCPDAHLPEDPTPTNILETLLEAERCAIRTWGEVCDMTRDCDPRTYDMAQRIYNEEVDHEAWFIELLSRERDGETNPAGHFVRGEPGDAPYSTNNRFNDSA, translated from the coding sequence ATGTCCGACGACAAAAAACACGCCAGCGGAAGCGTCAAGCCCGGAGACACCTCGCGACGCGTCGGCGTCGAGGCCGTCCGCGAGCGCGGCGGCGACCCCGAGGAGATCCGCGAGAAACTCGTCGACGCCATCGGCGCGGAGTTCACGACGTACTACTACTACACGAACCTCAGGTGTTTCCTCGCCGGCGAGGAGGACCTCAAGGAGATCACGGAAGACGCCCGGCTTGAAGACCGGGCGCACTTCGAACTCGTGATGCCCCGGGTGTTCGAACTCGGCGGCCAGCTCCCGACGGACATCCGGGAGTTCGCGGACCGCGCGTCGTGTCCCGACGCCCACCTGCCCGAGGACCCGACCCCGACGAACATCCTCGAGACGCTGCTGGAGGCCGAGCGGTGCGCCATCCGCACGTGGGGTGAGGTCTGTGACATGACCCGCGACTGCGACCCGCGAACCTACGACATGGCCCAGCGCATCTACAACGAGGAGGTCGACCACGAGGCGTGGTTCATCGAGTTGCTCAGCCGCGAGCGCGACGGTGAGACGAACCCTGCGGGCCACTTCGTCCGCGGCGAACCCGGTGACGCCCCCTACTCCACGAACAACCGCTTCAACGACTCCGCGTGA
- a CDS encoding D-beta-hydroxybutyrate dehydrogenase, whose translation MSVESPTLEREDIHVVDDERFGAETVALVTGAASGIGRATAVALAVNGLTVAALDVDAEGLSETTATADEMDAPGEIHPVEADLTDDEAVVAAVDAAAELGDLRFVANVAGLQHVAPLEEFPMDVYDTMQAVMVRAPTLIAKHALPHIRDAGGGAIGNMASVHGHYVTADKVAYNVAKFGIRGLTQSIAAEGEGDVRSFSVSTGYVKTPLVVDQIPDTAAERGITEREVVEDVMLGQSRATEMMEPVDVANLFVLGFSKLGDHLNGGDLRFDDGMTLTYD comes from the coding sequence ATGTCAGTCGAGTCACCGACGCTCGAACGCGAGGACATCCACGTCGTCGACGACGAGCGCTTCGGCGCGGAGACCGTGGCGCTCGTGACCGGTGCGGCGTCCGGTATCGGACGGGCGACCGCGGTCGCACTCGCGGTCAACGGACTCACCGTCGCAGCGCTGGACGTGGACGCCGAGGGCCTCTCGGAGACCACTGCGACCGCCGACGAGATGGACGCGCCGGGCGAGATCCACCCGGTCGAGGCCGACCTGACGGACGACGAGGCGGTCGTGGCGGCCGTCGATGCGGCAGCGGAACTAGGCGACCTCCGGTTCGTCGCGAACGTCGCCGGCCTCCAGCACGTCGCACCGCTCGAGGAGTTCCCGATGGACGTCTACGACACGATGCAGGCGGTGATGGTGCGCGCGCCGACGCTCATCGCGAAGCACGCGCTCCCCCACATTCGCGACGCGGGGGGCGGCGCTATCGGCAACATGGCGTCGGTCCACGGCCACTACGTCACCGCGGACAAGGTCGCGTACAACGTCGCGAAGTTCGGCATTCGGGGGCTCACGCAGTCCATCGCCGCAGAGGGCGAGGGCGACGTGCGGTCGTTCTCTGTGTCGACGGGGTACGTGAAGACGCCGCTGGTCGTCGACCAGATTCCGGACACCGCCGCGGAGCGAGGCATCACCGAGCGGGAGGTCGTCGAGGACGTGATGCTGGGCCAGTCCCGCGCGACGGAGATGATGGAACCGGTGGACGTCGCGAACCTCTTCGTCCTCGGGTTCTCGAAACTCGGCGACCACCTCAACGGCGGCGACCTGCGCTTCGACGACGGCATGACGCTGACCTACGACTGA
- a CDS encoding DHH family phosphoesterase, with product MSSRATISSMSTYAILGCGSVGHAVAEELVERGKDVLIVDRDDSRVEALRDQDLNAQVADIRDEEVAGLVADRDVVLIMASDVDANEAAVANIRGRNEDQFVVVRASDPVTSDELTELGADVVINPSSVIADAALRALESGELEYKARQLAEVIERTGGRLAIVTHDNPDPDSIAAAAALQAIATHLGVDADILYFGDIGHQENRAFVNLLDIELTPYDDVDISSYETVALIDPAKAGEVSIDHDVDIFIDHYEVDEPFDSEFADVRPNVSATSTILTKYIQEFDLSVSQEVATALLYGIRAETLDFRRDTTPADLTAAAYLYPFADHDTLEQVESPNMSPETLDVLAEAITSREVQGSHLVSNAGFIRDRDALAQAASQLLNLEGITTTAVFGIVDDTIYLAARSKDIRLNIGRVLADAFVDIGEAAGHSTQASAEIPLGIFTGIETTEDNRNTLLSLTEEAVTRKLFDAMGVESESGSNGS from the coding sequence ATGAGTAGCCGGGCAACCATCTCCTCGATGTCCACGTACGCCATTCTCGGCTGCGGGAGCGTCGGCCACGCCGTCGCCGAGGAGTTGGTAGAGCGGGGGAAGGACGTTCTCATCGTGGACCGAGACGACTCCCGCGTGGAGGCGCTCCGCGACCAGGACCTGAACGCGCAGGTCGCGGACATCCGGGACGAGGAGGTGGCCGGACTGGTCGCCGACCGCGACGTCGTGCTCATCATGGCCTCGGACGTCGACGCCAACGAGGCAGCTGTCGCGAACATCCGCGGGCGCAACGAGGACCAGTTCGTCGTCGTGCGCGCCAGCGACCCCGTGACGAGCGACGAACTGACGGAACTCGGGGCCGACGTCGTCATCAACCCGTCGTCGGTCATCGCCGACGCCGCGCTTCGCGCCCTCGAGTCCGGCGAATTGGAGTACAAGGCCCGCCAGCTAGCGGAGGTCATCGAACGGACCGGGGGTCGACTTGCCATCGTCACGCACGACAACCCCGACCCCGACTCCATCGCCGCGGCCGCCGCCCTGCAGGCCATCGCCACCCACCTCGGGGTCGACGCAGACATCCTCTACTTCGGGGACATCGGCCACCAGGAGAACCGCGCGTTCGTGAACCTCCTCGACATCGAACTGACGCCGTACGACGACGTCGACATTTCGAGCTACGAGACGGTCGCGCTCATCGACCCCGCGAAGGCAGGCGAGGTGAGCATCGACCACGACGTCGACATCTTCATCGACCACTACGAGGTCGACGAACCGTTCGACTCGGAGTTCGCGGACGTGCGCCCGAACGTCTCCGCGACGTCGACCATCCTCACGAAGTACATCCAGGAGTTCGACCTCTCCGTGAGCCAGGAGGTCGCCACGGCGCTGCTCTACGGCATCCGCGCGGAGACATTGGACTTCCGCCGCGACACCACGCCAGCGGACCTCACCGCGGCGGCGTACCTCTACCCGTTCGCCGACCACGACACCCTCGAACAGGTGGAGTCGCCGAACATGAGCCCCGAGACGCTGGACGTGCTCGCGGAGGCCATCACCAGCCGCGAGGTCCAGGGGAGTCACCTGGTCTCCAACGCCGGGTTCATCCGAGACCGCGACGCCCTCGCGCAAGCCGCCTCGCAGCTCCTCAATCTGGAGGGCATCACCACGACGGCGGTATTCGGCATCGTCGACGACACCATCTACCTCGCGGCGCGCTCGAAGGACATCCGGCTGAACATCGGCCGCGTGCTCGCCGACGCGTTCGTCGACATCGGCGAGGCCGCCGGTCACTCGACGCAGGCGTCCGCCGAGATTCCGCTCGGCATCTTCACGGGCATCGAGACGACCGAGGACAACCGGAACACGCTGCTCTCGCTGACCGAGGAGGCCGTCACCCGGAAGCTCTTCGACGCGATGGGCGTCGAGTCCGAGAGCGGGAGTAACGGCAGCTAG
- a CDS encoding stress protein yields MYRVLVPVDEDVDRAVSQAGYVTDLPAAAENVEAVLLFVFTGDDGDLPSEMQQFKTADRIQSVRRARDHLQDHGVETIVRDDSGDTTDDIIQEAEEYDVDAIVLGGRKRSPAGKAIFGSVTQSVILNTDRPVVVTGKNS; encoded by the coding sequence ATGTATCGCGTACTGGTGCCGGTGGACGAGGACGTGGACCGGGCGGTTTCACAGGCGGGCTACGTGACGGACCTGCCAGCAGCGGCGGAGAACGTGGAAGCGGTCCTGCTGTTCGTGTTCACGGGTGACGACGGGGACCTGCCTTCGGAGATGCAGCAGTTCAAGACCGCCGACCGCATCCAGTCGGTGCGCCGCGCCCGGGACCACCTCCAGGACCACGGCGTCGAGACCATCGTCCGCGACGACTCCGGGGACACCACTGACGACATCATCCAGGAGGCCGAGGAGTACGACGTGGACGCCATCGTTCTCGGCGGCCGGAAGCGCTCGCCCGCGGGGAAGGCTATCTTCGGGAGCGTCACGCAGTCGGTCATCCTGAACACCGACCGCCCGGTCGTCGTCACCGGGAAGAACAGCTGA
- a CDS encoding aminotransferase class I and II, whose amino-acid sequence MFPRLAYLEWITGRPEVALYDLATSDMRGDRDHEPDIVPEPLEGLVDPPTGATLETQIAGEYGVHPEQVLVTAGASVANFVATAAALYPDADATDPEAAEPTALVEKPTYEPLLKTPQAVGGDVNRFIREEKSRLVPDRVAKAMTDDTRLVTVTNRHNPSGRLAGRETLAEMAAVADDNDARLLVDEVYAPYVAEPVDGPFGGPTAAGLDGAVVTNSLTKFHGLSDLRIGWLVADRPFVERARSVAYHVPGVSGPGRALGKRAFHNTDELDARSRELVATNADLLASFVENREDVEGVLAPGSTFAFLDPVNVDGDELTETAWEEGVLVVPGRFFGDEERIRVSLGRSPDHVAAGLDALADVLDSFR is encoded by the coding sequence ATGTTCCCGCGGCTCGCGTACCTCGAGTGGATAACCGGACGGCCGGAAGTCGCGCTCTACGACCTCGCCACCAGCGACATGCGCGGCGACCGGGACCACGAACCCGACATCGTCCCCGAGCCACTGGAAGGGCTAGTCGACCCGCCGACCGGCGCCACGCTCGAGACGCAAATTGCCGGCGAGTACGGGGTCCACCCCGAGCAGGTGCTCGTCACGGCGGGCGCCTCCGTCGCCAACTTCGTCGCGACTGCCGCCGCACTCTACCCCGACGCCGACGCGACGGACCCGGAGGCCGCCGAGCCCACCGCGCTCGTCGAGAAACCTACCTACGAGCCGCTCCTGAAGACGCCGCAGGCGGTCGGCGGCGACGTCAACCGGTTCATCCGCGAGGAGAAGTCCCGCCTGGTTCCGGACCGCGTGGCGAAGGCGATGACCGACGACACCCGCCTCGTCACGGTGACGAACCGCCACAACCCGAGCGGACGACTCGCCGGCCGTGAGACGCTCGCAGAGATGGCTGCCGTCGCCGACGACAACGACGCCCGCCTGCTCGTCGACGAGGTGTACGCCCCCTACGTCGCGGAGCCAGTCGACGGGCCGTTCGGCGGCCCGACCGCCGCTGGCCTCGACGGCGCAGTCGTCACGAACTCGCTGACAAAGTTCCACGGCCTCTCGGACCTGCGGATCGGCTGGCTCGTCGCCGACCGGCCGTTCGTCGAGCGCGCCCGCTCGGTCGCCTACCACGTTCCCGGCGTCTCCGGCCCCGGGCGAGCCCTCGGGAAGCGCGCCTTCCACAACACCGACGAACTCGACGCGCGGTCCCGGGAGCTCGTCGCCACGAACGCCGACCTGCTCGCCTCGTTCGTCGAGAACCGCGAAGACGTCGAGGGTGTCCTCGCGCCCGGTAGCACGTTCGCGTTCCTCGACCCCGTGAACGTCGACGGCGACGAACTCACAGAGACTGCCTGGGAGGAGGGCGTGCTCGTCGTGCCTGGCCGCTTCTTCGGCGACGAAGAGCGCATCCGCGTGAGCCTCGGGCGGTCCCCGGACCACGTCGCGGCGGGCCTCGACGCACTCGCCGACGTTCTCGACAGCTTCCGATAG
- a CDS encoding ATP-dependent helicase: protein MDDLADWLRNRHHYSGQLTHERTLPGREARTEDVKLEPRLASALADRGIDQLYDHQAEAIGAVRGGGDVVVATPTASGKSLAYTVPAFERAMDHGGRTLYIGPQNALVADQRETLSSLAADLGFGSRVQVDTYTGRLSKSEKEAVRDRMPTVLLTNPDMLHYALLPHGHRLWEWFFSGLETVVLDEVHEYRGVFGGHVSLVMRRLRRVCERFDASPQFVCCSATIGNPVEHAARVTGKPESGFALVDEDTSETGRTHWLLWNPPEQDGGEGRRRSSHVETRHLMADLVTRGHQTLAFTRSRQGAERNAAATADDLGERGHSELADAIAAYQGSLTDDRRRDLESRLHDGDLRGVWSTNALELGVDVGGLDAVLLDGYPGTKMNTFQRAGRAGRGTDDAAVVLVAGEDQLDQYVMAHPEELFDGAPERAVVDPANEHILDDHLRSAARENWLKPDDDQYFPRFEERVEVLEDEGELERRSTEYGTRWTYSGDGSPQHEMSLRTIDDREVRLLDGSNDTLATLQFSDAIRDAHPGAIYHHQGQRYEVSDLDLERCVARLQPTWADHYTRVLTEKTIEVEADREERYPFAHDVPVRFADITLTTAVTGYERRDPKRGETIDTLSLNLPEQTLDTRALYFTVPRDVEAELRAGGDLPGAIHAAEHAMISMFPTELLCDRGDIGGLSTPLHPWTGRPTIFVYDGYPGGVGLTRAGFDSVAELAERTLSMLRSCDCEDGCPACVQSPQCGNANDPLDKGLAVTLLAALTGA from the coding sequence GTGGACGACCTCGCCGACTGGCTCCGCAACCGCCACCACTACAGCGGTCAACTGACCCACGAGCGGACGCTCCCCGGGCGCGAAGCCCGGACCGAGGACGTCAAACTCGAACCGCGGCTGGCGTCGGCGCTCGCGGACCGCGGCATCGACCAACTCTACGACCACCAGGCCGAGGCCATCGGGGCCGTGCGAGGCGGCGGCGACGTGGTCGTGGCGACCCCGACGGCCAGCGGGAAGAGCCTCGCGTACACCGTTCCGGCGTTCGAGCGCGCGATGGACCACGGGGGCCGCACTCTCTATATCGGACCCCAGAACGCGCTCGTCGCCGACCAGCGGGAGACGCTCTCGTCGCTCGCGGCGGACCTCGGCTTCGGCAGTCGCGTGCAAGTCGACACCTACACCGGGCGGCTGTCGAAGTCCGAGAAGGAGGCGGTGCGCGACCGCATGCCCACCGTCCTCCTGACGAACCCGGACATGCTCCACTACGCGCTGCTCCCGCACGGCCACCGGCTCTGGGAGTGGTTCTTCTCCGGACTCGAGACTGTCGTCCTCGACGAGGTCCACGAGTACCGCGGCGTCTTCGGCGGCCACGTCTCGCTCGTCATGCGGCGACTCCGGCGCGTCTGCGAGCGGTTCGACGCATCGCCGCAGTTCGTCTGCTGCTCGGCGACCATCGGCAACCCTGTCGAACACGCCGCCCGCGTGACGGGCAAGCCGGAGTCGGGGTTCGCGCTCGTCGACGAGGATACAAGCGAGACGGGGCGGACCCACTGGCTACTCTGGAACCCACCGGAACAAGACGGCGGCGAGGGCCGGCGTCGCTCCTCGCACGTCGAGACGCGCCACCTCATGGCGGACCTCGTGACCCGTGGCCACCAGACCCTCGCGTTCACGCGCTCCCGGCAGGGCGCAGAGCGCAACGCCGCCGCGACGGCCGACGACCTCGGAGAGCGCGGGCACAGCGAACTCGCGGACGCCATCGCGGCGTACCAGGGGTCACTCACGGACGACCGGCGACGCGACCTCGAATCGCGGCTCCACGACGGCGACCTGCGCGGCGTCTGGAGCACGAACGCACTCGAACTCGGCGTCGACGTCGGCGGCCTCGACGCCGTCCTCCTCGACGGCTACCCGGGGACGAAGATGAACACGTTCCAGCGCGCGGGGCGGGCGGGTCGCGGCACGGACGACGCCGCTGTCGTGCTCGTCGCGGGCGAGGACCAGCTAGACCAGTACGTGATGGCCCACCCCGAGGAACTGTTCGACGGAGCGCCGGAGCGGGCAGTCGTCGACCCCGCTAACGAGCACATCCTCGACGACCACCTGCGGTCGGCGGCCCGCGAGAACTGGCTGAAACCCGACGACGACCAGTACTTCCCGCGTTTCGAGGAGCGCGTGGAAGTCCTCGAAGACGAGGGCGAACTGGAGCGACGCAGCACGGAGTACGGCACGCGATGGACGTATTCCGGCGACGGGAGCCCCCAGCACGAGATGAGCCTGCGGACCATCGACGACCGGGAGGTCCGACTGCTCGACGGCTCGAACGACACGCTCGCGACACTCCAGTTCTCGGACGCGATACGTGACGCACACCCGGGCGCCATCTACCACCACCAGGGCCAGCGCTACGAGGTGTCGGACCTCGACCTCGAGCGCTGCGTCGCCCGCCTCCAGCCGACGTGGGCCGACCACTACACGCGCGTCCTGACCGAGAAGACCATCGAGGTCGAGGCGGACCGCGAGGAGCGCTACCCGTTCGCCCACGACGTGCCGGTGCGGTTCGCGGACATCACGCTAACGACGGCTGTCACGGGCTACGAGCGCCGCGACCCGAAGCGCGGCGAGACCATCGACACCCTCTCCCTGAACCTCCCGGAGCAGACACTCGACACGCGAGCGCTCTACTTCACCGTGCCACGAGACGTCGAGGCGGAGCTACGTGCCGGTGGCGACCTCCCGGGCGCCATCCACGCCGCCGAGCACGCGATGATATCGATGTTCCCGACCGAACTGCTCTGCGACCGCGGGGACATCGGCGGCCTCTCGACGCCGCTCCATCCCTGGACCGGCCGCCCGACCATCTTCGTCTACGACGGCTACCCGGGCGGCGTGGGGCTGACGCGCGCCGGCTTCGACAGCGTCGCGGAACTCGCAGAGCGGACGCTGTCGATGCTCCGCTCGTGTGACTGCGAGGACGGCTGTCCGGCGTGCGTCCAGTCTCCCCAGTGCGGAAACGCCAACGACCCGCTCGACAAGGGACTCGCCGTCACGCTGCTCGCCGCGCTCACCGGAGCGTGA
- a CDS encoding succinylglutamate desuccinylase, with the protein MRVEQLGEGTPELAIVGGIHGDETCGVRAIERLIEDDPEVLRPVKLIVASERALEAGVRYIDADLNRAFTDSVPADAYERQLAQQLDNEIEGCTVLSIHSTQSYAEPFAITSGLNSTIEAIVPHLSVNALVDATDLENGRLFAADADIIEVEAGLQGSETADENAYRLVREFLTAAGALPGDTVAHELPLYEMGEPIPKPIADDYRVFVQNFERVDAGERFAAADGEEFVADEPFWPVLVSPYGYSDLFGYRGQRTGVLGQSSEGANSTSVNSRSSAQ; encoded by the coding sequence ATGCGTGTCGAACAGCTCGGTGAAGGGACTCCGGAGCTAGCGATCGTCGGCGGCATCCACGGCGACGAGACGTGCGGCGTCCGTGCAATCGAGCGACTCATCGAGGACGACCCGGAGGTGCTGCGGCCGGTGAAACTCATCGTCGCCAGCGAGCGCGCGCTCGAGGCCGGCGTCCGGTACATCGACGCGGACCTCAATCGCGCGTTCACGGACAGCGTCCCGGCGGACGCCTACGAGCGCCAGCTAGCTCAGCAGCTCGACAACGAAATCGAGGGCTGTACGGTGCTCTCGATTCACTCCACGCAGTCCTACGCCGAGCCGTTCGCCATCACGTCTGGACTCAACAGCACCATCGAGGCCATCGTTCCCCACCTCTCGGTGAACGCTCTAGTCGACGCGACGGACCTCGAGAACGGACGACTGTTCGCGGCGGACGCCGACATCATCGAAGTGGAAGCGGGCCTCCAGGGCTCCGAGACGGCCGACGAGAACGCCTACCGCCTCGTCCGAGAGTTCCTGACAGCTGCCGGCGCCCTTCCCGGTGACACGGTCGCCCACGAACTCCCGCTCTACGAGATGGGGGAGCCGATTCCGAAGCCCATCGCCGACGACTATCGGGTGTTCGTCCAGAACTTCGAGCGCGTCGACGCCGGCGAGCGGTTCGCCGCCGCCGACGGCGAGGAGTTCGTCGCCGACGAGCCGTTCTGGCCGGTACTGGTCTCACCGTACGGCTACAGCGACCTCTTCGGCTACCGCGGCCAGCGCACTGGCGTGCTCGGTCAGTCCTCGGAGGGCGCGAACTCCACGAGCGTCAACTCCCGGTCGAGCGCGCAGTAG
- a CDS encoding ferredoxin, translated as MELVVPEDCEIPQAGETVDVEVPEGEYVLWAAREAGVWLPADCQQGWCCRCAGELLSGELDQTDARRYFETDRDAALHLLCTAVPQSDCRIRVCQYEEMLDERAKQELPPGNSKR; from the coding sequence GTGGAACTCGTCGTTCCGGAGGACTGCGAGATTCCCCAGGCCGGCGAGACCGTCGACGTCGAGGTGCCGGAGGGCGAGTACGTGCTTTGGGCCGCCCGCGAGGCCGGCGTCTGGCTGCCCGCGGACTGCCAGCAGGGGTGGTGCTGTCGCTGCGCTGGCGAACTGCTCTCCGGGGAACTCGACCAGACGGACGCCCGGCGCTACTTCGAGACGGACCGCGACGCCGCGCTCCACCTGCTGTGCACCGCGGTCCCCCAGTCCGACTGCCGGATTCGGGTCTGCCAGTACGAGGAGATGCTCGACGAACGCGCCAAACAGGAACTGCCGCCTGGCAACTCGAAGCGGTAA
- a CDS encoding phosphatase, which yields MFIGNVHAADPERHERQFDHVLSVTGDEQPLTTHHHPLSDGADNDWRTFEAVADAAHLLYRRDGSTLVHCEAGISRSATLVALALAAEEDWTFVDALHEVQNARLHAVPHPALHELGVVYLAARA from the coding sequence TTGTTCATTGGGAACGTCCACGCGGCCGACCCCGAGCGTCACGAGCGACAGTTCGACCACGTGCTCTCGGTGACCGGAGACGAACAGCCACTCACGACGCACCACCACCCACTGAGCGATGGGGCCGACAACGACTGGCGCACGTTCGAAGCGGTCGCCGACGCGGCGCACCTGCTCTACCGGCGGGACGGGTCGACGCTGGTCCACTGCGAGGCGGGCATCTCCCGGAGCGCCACGCTCGTCGCCCTGGCCCTCGCCGCCGAGGAGGACTGGACGTTCGTCGACGCGCTCCACGAGGTGCAGAACGCCCGACTACACGCGGTTCCCCACCCGGCGCTCCACGAACTCGGTGTCGTCTACCTCGCTGCCAGGGCGTAG
- a CDS encoding photosystem reaction center subunit H, producing the protein MDSEADEITSLVGREVYSNNGVFVGEVEDVRLNLDSEMVNGLALSELNKQLFSAAETGKKGVIVPYRWVRAVGDVVLINEVVERYESPETEEEVAV; encoded by the coding sequence ATGGACTCCGAAGCAGACGAAATCACTTCGCTCGTCGGCCGCGAGGTGTACTCGAACAACGGCGTCTTCGTGGGCGAAGTCGAGGACGTCCGCCTGAACCTCGATTCAGAGATGGTGAACGGTCTCGCGCTCAGCGAACTCAACAAGCAGCTCTTCTCGGCGGCCGAGACGGGCAAGAAGGGCGTCATCGTCCCCTATCGCTGGGTGCGCGCCGTCGGCGACGTCGTGCTCATCAACGAAGTCGTCGAGCGCTACGAGAGTCCCGAGACAGAAGAAGAAGTCGCAGTCTAG